Proteins encoded in a region of the Pseudomonas putida genome:
- a CDS encoding heavy metal response regulator transcription factor, with amino-acid sequence MRILVIEDEVKTAEYVRQGLTECGYVVDCVHTGSDGLFLAKQHEYELIILDINLPEMDGWQVLELLRRKNCPSRIMMLTARSRLADKVRGLENGADDYLIKPFEFPELLARVRALMRRSDHPASVEVIRVADLELDQSRHRAFRDGQRIDLTTKEFALLHYLMRNTGVVLSRTQIISQVWDMNFDCDTNVVEVSIRRLRAKIDDPFETKLIHTLRGVGYVLEKR; translated from the coding sequence ATGCGAATTCTGGTAATTGAGGATGAAGTAAAAACTGCGGAGTATGTGCGTCAAGGTCTGACGGAATGTGGCTATGTCGTAGATTGCGTCCACACCGGGTCAGATGGATTATTCTTGGCCAAGCAGCACGAATACGAGCTGATTATTCTCGATATAAACCTTCCAGAGATGGACGGTTGGCAGGTTCTTGAGTTGTTGCGGCGTAAAAATTGCCCTTCCCGCATCATGATGCTGACGGCGAGAAGCCGGCTGGCGGATAAGGTCCGGGGGCTGGAGAACGGCGCAGACGACTACCTGATCAAGCCATTTGAGTTCCCTGAGCTTCTGGCCCGGGTTCGCGCCTTGATGCGCAGGTCAGATCACCCCGCATCCGTAGAAGTCATTCGCGTCGCTGACCTAGAGCTTGATCAGAGCCGACACAGGGCATTCAGGGACGGTCAGCGCATAGACCTGACCACGAAAGAATTCGCGTTACTGCATTACCTGATGCGTAATACCGGTGTGGTGCTGAGCCGTACGCAAATTATCTCGCAGGTTTGGGATATGAATTTCGACTGCGACACAAACGTTGTAGAGGTGTCGATTCGAAGACTCAGAGCCAAGATAGATGACCCTTTCGAGACCAAGCTGATACATACGCTTCGGGGCGTAGGGTATGTGCTCGAAAAGCGATAA
- a CDS encoding copper-binding protein: protein MKKLYLNVALFVAFASGAQAQDSMVGMNMDGMDMKEAPSAPAAHAEGTVKAIDALGGKVTLAHGPVPALKWPAMTMGFKASAQQLEQLKVGDKVAFDFRMEGSAATIVDIQKE from the coding sequence ATGAAAAAGCTCTACCTCAATGTTGCACTGTTCGTTGCCTTCGCATCAGGCGCGCAAGCCCAAGACTCCATGGTCGGAATGAACATGGACGGAATGGATATGAAGGAAGCCCCATCAGCACCTGCTGCTCACGCTGAAGGTACGGTAAAGGCTATTGACGCCTTGGGCGGTAAAGTGACCCTGGCACATGGACCGGTGCCGGCATTGAAATGGCCAGCCATGACCATGGGCTTCAAAGCTTCTGCGCAGCAGCTCGAACAATTGAAGGTGGGAGACAAAGTAGCGTTTGATTTCCGGATGGAGGGCAGCGCGGCGACGATTGTTGATATCCAAAAAGAGTAG
- a CDS encoding efflux RND transporter periplasmic adaptor subunit — protein sequence MDNKRKIALAVAAVAALGFGSLAWNNSSEQQAASTAEHGANDGHGDEKKAASAAIEEGDEGHGEEGHSEEGGEEEGKLTLSAEQIKAAGVALEAAAPRDLGTVVSFPGEIRFDEDRTAHVVPRVPGVVEAVQADLGETVKKGQVLAVIASQQISDLRSEQQAAQRRVELARVTFEREKQLWQDKISAEQDYLQARQALQEAEISLANAKQKVGAIGASVNSVGGNRYELRAPFDAVVVEKHLTVGEVVSEATNAFILSDLNQVWATFAVPPTDLGKVTTGRAVKVSSPDMNVEVEGKVGYVGSLLGEQNRAATVRVTLTNPNGAWRPGLFVNIAVTSQTDRVAVAVPEHAVQTVEDKPSVFVRTPEGFDTRPVKLGRRDNGYVEIIDGIEAGAQVATSGSFTLKSELGKASAEHGH from the coding sequence ATGGATAATAAACGCAAGATCGCCCTCGCGGTAGCCGCTGTGGCAGCCCTCGGATTTGGCAGCCTTGCCTGGAACAACAGTTCCGAGCAGCAGGCCGCTAGTACCGCCGAGCACGGTGCTAACGACGGTCATGGCGACGAAAAGAAAGCCGCATCTGCCGCCATAGAGGAGGGTGATGAGGGTCATGGAGAAGAGGGCCACAGCGAAGAGGGTGGTGAAGAAGAGGGCAAGCTGACGCTCAGCGCTGAACAGATCAAGGCAGCCGGTGTTGCCCTGGAAGCTGCAGCGCCTCGTGATCTCGGTACTGTCGTGAGCTTCCCGGGCGAGATCCGCTTCGACGAAGACCGCACTGCCCACGTCGTTCCTCGTGTCCCTGGCGTTGTTGAAGCGGTGCAGGCGGACCTGGGTGAGACGGTCAAAAAGGGTCAGGTCCTCGCTGTAATCGCCAGCCAGCAGATCTCTGACCTGCGCAGTGAACAACAGGCCGCACAGCGTCGCGTCGAACTGGCGCGTGTGACCTTTGAGCGTGAGAAACAGCTGTGGCAGGACAAGATCTCTGCTGAGCAAGACTACCTCCAAGCACGCCAAGCGCTGCAAGAAGCGGAGATCTCCTTGGCCAACGCCAAGCAGAAGGTCGGCGCGATCGGTGCCTCGGTTAACTCCGTTGGCGGTAATCGTTACGAACTCCGAGCTCCCTTCGACGCCGTGGTAGTGGAGAAACACCTGACCGTTGGCGAAGTCGTTAGCGAGGCGACCAACGCCTTCATCCTTTCCGACCTGAACCAGGTCTGGGCAACCTTCGCCGTCCCACCTACAGATCTGGGCAAGGTCACGACTGGTCGTGCGGTGAAAGTCTCTTCGCCTGATATGAACGTCGAGGTCGAAGGGAAGGTGGGTTATGTCGGCAGCCTGCTGGGCGAGCAAAACCGTGCAGCTACTGTCCGCGTCACCTTGACCAACCCCAACGGTGCCTGGCGTCCAGGCCTGTTCGTGAACATTGCGGTCACTTCCCAGACTGATCGAGTTGCCGTAGCGGTCCCTGAGCACGCAGTGCAGACCGTTGAAGACAAACCCTCGGTATTCGTACGAACCCCAGAAGGTTTTGACACCCGCCCGGTAAAACTGGGTCGTCGCGACAATGGGTACGTGGAAATCATCGACGGTATTGAAGCCGGCGCCCAGGTAGCAACCAGTGGCAGCTTCACACTCAAGTCTGAGCTCGGCAAAGCTTCTGCCGAACACGGTCACTGA
- a CDS encoding OprD family porin, which produces MKIKVPLYLAAVSALSGSYAISAQAEDKPEGFIEGSSLTVLNRNFYFNRDNRDSTAPTYNSGKGNTNGYSEAWAHAIISKFNSGFTQGTVGFGVDAFAMIGLKLDTGDGRNGGRSSFDVLPVDNKGEARDEYTKVGGAAKVRLFDTIVKVGDVFPSTPVVASGDSRLLPESFRGVTVENTSIQGLTLQGGRLHAMSQPVSSDLNDNFVTFYGGPVNSPWIGYGGGDYSVNDNWTVSVYASQLKDVWNQYYAGTSVVYPLSDDLALIGGFNYYKAVDEGKKRLGEFDNNIWSAKVGVRYGAHTLALSHQRNNGDDDFDYLRQSDSIFVDNSIQYSDFNSPKERSWMLRYDLNFTSYGIPGLTFMTRYARGSGADYSNANQFYMRTDDNGNPLDNQKRWERDVEVKYVVQTGPAKDLSFRLRQATTRATAFESDLDETRVIIEYPLSIL; this is translated from the coding sequence ATGAAAATCAAAGTACCACTGTACCTGGCGGCAGTTTCTGCGCTGTCTGGAAGCTATGCTATTTCGGCACAAGCTGAAGACAAGCCCGAAGGCTTCATTGAAGGCAGCAGCCTTACAGTGCTGAACCGTAACTTCTACTTCAACCGTGATAACCGCGACAGCACCGCCCCCACTTACAACAGTGGCAAGGGCAATACCAACGGCTACTCCGAAGCCTGGGCGCACGCGATCATCAGCAAATTCAACTCTGGGTTTACCCAGGGTACCGTTGGCTTCGGCGTTGATGCCTTCGCCATGATCGGCCTTAAGCTCGACACCGGTGATGGTCGCAACGGCGGCCGTAGCTCCTTCGACGTGCTACCTGTTGATAACAAGGGCGAAGCTCGCGACGAATACACCAAGGTAGGCGGCGCAGCCAAGGTCCGCTTGTTCGATACCATCGTGAAAGTGGGTGATGTGTTCCCATCGACACCGGTGGTTGCATCCGGCGACTCTCGCCTGCTGCCTGAAAGCTTCCGCGGTGTGACCGTTGAGAACACCAGCATCCAGGGCCTCACCCTTCAGGGTGGTCGACTGCACGCCATGAGCCAGCCAGTCTCCAGTGACCTGAACGACAACTTCGTGACCTTCTACGGCGGCCCGGTCAACTCGCCATGGATCGGTTACGGTGGTGGTGACTACTCGGTCAACGACAACTGGACTGTGAGCGTCTATGCCAGCCAGCTGAAAGACGTCTGGAATCAGTACTACGCCGGCACCAGCGTGGTTTACCCGCTGAGCGACGATCTGGCGCTGATCGGTGGCTTCAACTACTACAAAGCCGTAGATGAAGGTAAGAAGCGCCTGGGTGAATTTGACAACAACATCTGGAGTGCCAAGGTCGGCGTGCGTTACGGTGCCCACACCCTGGCCCTGTCGCACCAGCGCAACAACGGAGACGACGATTTCGACTACCTACGTCAGTCGGACTCGATTTTCGTCGACAACTCCATCCAGTACAGCGACTTCAACTCGCCGAAAGAGCGTTCCTGGATGCTGCGCTATGACCTGAACTTCACCAGCTACGGCATTCCAGGCCTGACGTTCATGACCCGCTACGCCAGAGGCTCGGGCGCGGATTACTCGAACGCTAACCAGTTCTACATGCGCACTGACGACAACGGCAACCCGCTCGACAATCAGAAGCGTTGGGAACGTGACGTCGAAGTCAAATACGTTGTCCAAACCGGTCCGGCAAAAGATCTGTCCTTCCGGTTGCGCCAGGCAACAACGCGTGCCACTGCATTCGAATCTGATCTGGATGAAACTCGTGTAATCATCGAGTACCCGCTTTCGATTCTGTAA